A single window of Leptolyngbya ohadii IS1 DNA harbors:
- the lipA gene encoding lipoyl synthase yields MFSGKVLEGKGSEGKGLESRVSTKRAAKRESPLVNLPEWLRRPIGKASEISTVQQIIKQRQIHTICEEGRCPNRGECYAQKTATFLLMGPTCTRACAFCQVDKGHAPMPLDPQEPQKVAEAVSLLGLRYVVLTSVARDDLPDGGAGWFVQTMAAIRETHPDTQIEVLTPDFWGGQGSQELQKQRVGTIASAQPACYNHNLETVKRLQGPVRRGAKYDCSLRVLSLVKEFDPAIPTKSGLMLGLGETEAEILETLQDLRAVQCDRLTLGQYMRPSLDHLPVEKYWTPEEFDRLGNIAREMGFAHVRSGPLVRSSYHAGEES; encoded by the coding sequence ATGTTCTCTGGCAAGGTATTGGAAGGCAAAGGGTCGGAAGGCAAAGGGTTAGAAAGCAGGGTATCGACAAAACGAGCTGCAAAACGGGAATCCCCGCTGGTCAATCTGCCCGAATGGCTACGTCGTCCGATCGGGAAAGCCAGCGAAATTTCGACGGTTCAGCAAATTATCAAACAGCGGCAGATTCACACCATTTGCGAAGAGGGACGCTGCCCCAACCGGGGAGAATGCTATGCCCAAAAGACAGCAACCTTTCTGCTGATGGGTCCTACCTGTACCCGTGCCTGTGCCTTCTGTCAGGTGGATAAGGGTCACGCTCCGATGCCACTTGATCCGCAGGAGCCGCAAAAAGTCGCAGAAGCCGTGAGTCTGCTGGGATTGCGCTATGTGGTGCTAACTTCCGTGGCGCGGGACGATCTGCCCGATGGTGGCGCAGGCTGGTTTGTGCAAACAATGGCTGCCATCCGTGAAACCCATCCTGATACCCAGATCGAAGTGCTGACCCCCGACTTTTGGGGCGGGCAGGGAAGCCAGGAACTCCAGAAACAGCGAGTTGGGACGATCGCCTCAGCCCAACCTGCCTGCTACAACCATAATTTAGAGACGGTCAAGCGGCTTCAGGGCCCGGTGCGACGCGGAGCCAAATACGATTGCTCTTTGCGCGTTCTCAGTCTGGTGAAGGAATTTGATCCTGCGATTCCCACCAAATCCGGCTTGATGCTGGGGCTGGGCGAAACCGAAGCCGAAATTCTCGAAACCCTGCAAGATCTACGAGCTGTGCAGTGCGATCGCCTTACCTTGGGACAGTATATGCGTCCCTCCCTGGATCACCTGCCCGTCGAGAAATACTGGACACCGGAAGAATTCGATCGG